A region from the Brachyspira hampsonii genome encodes:
- a CDS encoding glycosyltransferase family 39 protein, producing MLNLNDKKSLIILSIIAIIMGIFLRFYIYNKSIIGKPPRLDEQYQFYQTEKHIKEKRFPIEGVFLNTPDTYYSEENSRVPGGYFYLSYMLKYLIGGRTYEGARFINMLISILASIIFFIWLYKRFSLTTFSIILMLMSVNVYFLNAGNNIYNPHNPLILSFIFLPVLYEYLFNEKKFIYAVLLFPILALSAQCHFSNFFSLIPSLIVFLIIRWKKDTKENIIPLSIGVFISFLTYLPYLIYQFQNNFESILKIFGRKSEIDAVNIIQPPQIYSIFLFTTNEPGNKYVNGIKDIINSYFGNNPLYIFNFIFYILSFVFASTALIYAYKHFFTKKMLTDNDKKTNTLKDLLLFYIVYVITSIVFYMLANIGAGRPHYFYSSFTLGFVPIIYFIENINYTKNKYINYICLYALLNIITIFIYRI from the coding sequence ATGTTAAATTTAAATGATAAAAAATCATTAATAATACTTTCAATAATAGCAATTATAATGGGAATATTTTTAAGATTTTATATCTATAATAAATCAATAATAGGAAAACCTCCAAGACTAGATGAGCAGTACCAATTCTATCAAACAGAAAAACATATAAAAGAAAAGAGATTTCCCATAGAAGGTGTTTTTCTAAATACTCCAGATACATATTATAGTGAAGAGAATTCAAGAGTTCCCGGAGGATATTTTTATTTATCGTATATGCTAAAATATCTTATAGGCGGAAGAACCTATGAAGGAGCAAGATTTATTAATATGCTCATTTCTATATTAGCAAGTATTATATTTTTTATTTGGCTTTATAAAAGATTTTCGCTAACCACATTTAGTATTATTTTAATGCTTATGTCTGTTAATGTATATTTCTTAAATGCCGGAAATAATATATATAATCCCCATAATCCATTAATACTATCTTTTATTTTTTTACCTGTACTTTATGAATATTTATTTAATGAAAAAAAATTCATATATGCTGTTTTGCTGTTTCCAATATTAGCATTATCAGCACAATGCCATTTTTCAAATTTCTTTTCTCTAATCCCATCTCTTATAGTATTCTTAATAATAAGATGGAAAAAAGATACAAAAGAAAATATAATACCATTGTCTATAGGAGTATTCATATCATTTTTAACTTATCTTCCTTATTTAATATATCAATTTCAAAATAATTTTGAAAGCATATTAAAAATATTTGGAAGAAAATCGGAAATAGATGCTGTCAATATAATACAGCCGCCTCAAATTTATTCAATATTCCTTTTCACTACAAATGAACCTGGAAATAAATATGTAAATGGAATAAAGGATATAATAAACAGTTATTTTGGAAATAATCCTTTATATATTTTTAATTTTATATTTTATATATTATCATTTGTATTTGCTTCAACAGCATTAATTTATGCTTATAAACATTTCTTTACTAAAAAGATGTTAACAGATAATGATAAAAAAACAAATACATTAAAAGATTTATTATTATTCTATATTGTATATGTAATAACTTCTATAGTATTCTATATGCTTGCCAATATAGGAGCTGGAAGACCTCATTATTTTTATTCATCATTTACTTTAGGATTCGTACCTATAATATATTTTATAGAAAATATAAACTATACAAAAAATAAATATATAAACTATATTTGCTTATATGCTTTATTAAATATTATAACTATTTTTATTTATAGAATATAA
- a CDS encoding glycosyltransferase yields MVSIIITTKNSENFIADCINAVKNSNYKDTEIILVDNNSTDKTVEIAETLGAKTFIKGPERSAQRNYGAEMSGGEIIGFLDVDMTLSENVITECLEIFENDKDVQAIYIPEKIYGKSFFNRVRSFERSFYDATVIDAVRFFRKEAFIKIGGFDLNLNGTEDWDIDRRIKKIGKTDIIKSPLYHHENHTLKQYIVKKSYYASNFDNYFKKWGHDKTTKKQFGMFYRYIVVYIENGKWKKLLAHPIYSISMYFLRFLIGIVYILSKFNISKKENVYKDKKC; encoded by the coding sequence ATGGTAAGTATAATCATCACAACTAAAAACTCAGAAAATTTTATAGCTGATTGTATAAATGCTGTAAAAAATTCTAATTATAAAGATACTGAAATAATATTGGTAGATAATAATTCAACTGACAAAACAGTAGAAATAGCTGAAACATTAGGTGCTAAAACTTTTATTAAAGGTCCTGAACGATCGGCACAAAGAAATTATGGGGCTGAAATGTCAGGCGGCGAAATAATAGGATTTTTAGATGTTGATATGACTTTATCAGAAAATGTTATAACAGAATGCTTGGAAATTTTTGAAAATGATAAGGATGTACAGGCTATTTATATACCTGAAAAAATTTACGGAAAAAGTTTTTTTAATAGAGTAAGAAGTTTTGAACGTTCATTTTATGATGCTACTGTCATAGATGCTGTAAGATTCTTTAGGAAAGAGGCATTTATAAAAATAGGAGGCTTTGACCTAAACTTAAATGGTACTGAAGATTGGGATATAGACAGAAGAATAAAAAAAATAGGAAAAACTGACATAATAAAATCCCCATTATATCATCATGAAAATCATACTCTAAAACAATATATAGTAAAAAAAAGTTACTATGCTTCAAATTTTGATAACTACTTCAAAAAATGGGGACATGATAAAACTACAAAAAAACAATTTGGAATGTTTTATCGTTATATTGTTGTTTATATAGAAAATGGTAAATGGAAAAAACTATTAGCCCACCCTATTTACTCAATATCTATGTACTTCTTAAGATTCTTAATAGGCATTGTTTATATACTTTCAAAATTTAATATATCAAAAAAAGAAAATGTTTATAAGGATAAAAAATGTTAA
- a CDS encoding PD-(D/E)XK nuclease family protein has translation MNTEIIENTLLTLINEFKKDEEEKYNALENTIKSIHKSFLEEEELKTNILNKFLPQIKIVIKEIKEEMKKYPPQICIFDAVNLQRYENYNSNLLAKLFEVNIEYEGSQLSFIKDFLIYLHNKFNWNYGLNSIEEINHSDIRIKREEYAESRRIDLFISYKKEFAIIIENKIYAKEQKNQLEDYYNKKKDNYKKLYMIFLNPSGYESYTLSEESKKELGDNFQTLKHSDIALWLENILENEKYYFLHEKNILFKDNDNKYIRDYRLLKSAMIQTIHNANMLSNNTKELDMTKEKIQNLLKENIFKDIQTVEEVDEYITIFNNVTSLLTEKRKEIDIKNNINIFGKSEYIKKIKDYLTLKNIQNIDELSEEKIIENVIKKSDSVILNIKVKYDIVVTLETHYNKDKPYYISICTEKYKNEVRKLHDIINDINSTFNKFQQDEHWIYWDYIDTEKYSPEEIAEAMIKLYNILTEKL, from the coding sequence ATGAATACAGAAATTATTGAAAATACATTATTAACTTTAATAAATGAATTTAAAAAAGATGAAGAAGAAAAATATAATGCATTAGAAAATACTATAAAGTCTATACATAAATCATTTTTGGAGGAAGAAGAATTAAAAACGAATATATTAAATAAATTTCTTCCTCAAATAAAAATAGTAATAAAAGAAATAAAAGAAGAAATGAAAAAATATCCTCCGCAGATTTGTATATTTGATGCAGTAAATTTACAAAGATATGAAAACTATAATAGTAATTTACTTGCTAAACTCTTTGAAGTAAATATAGAGTATGAAGGTAGTCAATTAAGTTTTATAAAAGATTTTTTAATATATTTGCATAATAAATTTAATTGGAATTACGGATTAAATAGTATTGAAGAAATAAATCATTCAGATATAAGAATAAAAAGAGAAGAGTATGCAGAGAGTAGAAGAATAGATTTGTTTATATCTTATAAAAAAGAGTTTGCAATTATTATAGAAAATAAAATATATGCTAAAGAGCAGAAAAATCAATTAGAGGATTATTATAATAAGAAAAAAGATAATTATAAAAAATTATATATGATTTTTCTCAATCCTTCAGGTTATGAATCTTATACTTTATCAGAAGAATCAAAAAAAGAACTTGGAGATAATTTTCAAACATTAAAACATAGCGATATAGCTTTATGGCTTGAGAATATTTTAGAAAATGAAAAGTATTATTTTTTGCATGAGAAAAATATTTTATTTAAAGATAATGATAATAAATATATAAGAGATTATAGGCTTTTGAAATCTGCTATGATACAGACCATACATAATGCCAACATGTTAAGCAATAATACAAAGGAGCTTGATATGACAAAAGAAAAAATACAAAACTTATTAAAAGAAAATATTTTTAAAGACATACAAACAGTAGAAGAGGTTGATGAGTATATAACTATTTTTAATAATGTTACATCTTTATTAACTGAAAAAAGAAAAGAAATTGATATAAAAAATAACATAAATATATTCGGTAAATCTGAATATATAAAAAAAATTAAAGATTACCTTACATTAAAAAATATACAAAATATTGATGAGTTATCTGAAGAAAAAATTATAGAAAATGTTATAAAAAAGAGTGATTCTGTAATTTTAAATATAAAAGTTAAATATGATATTGTTGTAACATTAGAAACGCATTATAATAAGGATAAGCCTTATTATATTTCTATATGTACAGAAAAATATAAAAATGAAGTAAGAAAACTACATGATATTATAAATGATATAAATAGTACATTTAATAAATTCCAACAAGATGAACATTGGATTTATTGGGATTATATAGATACAGAAAAATATAGTCCTGAAGAAATTGCTGAAGCTATGATTAAGCTTTATAATATTTTGACAGAGAAGTTATAA
- a CDS encoding TSUP family transporter, with product MLSIENLIIVIIGCSIAGFVDAAAGGGGLISLPAYLIAGVPPHTALATNKFTSTSGAIVSAFTFFKNGKLTTKLIKFLIPMTILGSIVGVQVIVLIDAKILQPLIMILILAVGIYTLFSKTFGTDNLFYENNLKRKNYIVGMFFAFLLGFYDAVFGPGTGSFLIMFFVMYYKMDFLLASGNAKALNFTSNLCSLIIFAIEGKVNYMAGIFVIPFIMISTYFGAKFAIKKGIKVIKPIFVTISLLTTLKILIDIIR from the coding sequence ATGCTGAGTATAGAGAATTTAATTATAGTAATTATAGGCTGTTCAATAGCAGGTTTTGTGGATGCAGCAGCTGGAGGAGGCGGACTTATAAGTCTTCCGGCATATTTAATAGCGGGAGTTCCTCCGCATACGGCATTAGCTACAAACAAATTCACTTCAACATCCGGAGCTATAGTTTCTGCTTTTACATTTTTCAAAAATGGTAAACTTACAACTAAACTAATAAAATTTTTAATACCTATGACAATATTAGGTTCTATTGTAGGCGTTCAGGTTATAGTATTAATAGATGCTAAAATATTGCAGCCTTTAATAATGATACTTATTTTAGCAGTTGGTATTTATACTTTATTTTCTAAAACTTTTGGAACCGATAACCTATTTTATGAAAATAATTTAAAAAGAAAAAATTATATAGTCGGTATGTTTTTTGCTTTTCTTTTGGGTTTTTATGATGCAGTATTCGGTCCCGGAACAGGAAGTTTTTTAATAATGTTTTTTGTTATGTATTATAAAATGGATTTTCTTCTTGCATCTGGTAATGCCAAGGCTTTGAATTTTACAAGCAATTTATGTTCATTGATAATATTTGCAATAGAGGGAAAGGTTAATTATATGGCTGGAATATTTGTTATACCTTTTATAATGATATCCACCTACTTTGGTGCTAAGTTTGCAATTAAAAAAGGAATAAAAGTTATAAAACCTATATTTGTAACTATATCACTACTTACTACATTAAAAATATTAATAGATATAATTAGATAG
- a CDS encoding DegT/DnrJ/EryC1/StrS family aminotransferase, which translates to MNKVIPFSPPDITDSEIEAVVKVLKSGWITTGPVNKEFEEELCKYIDVKRVKLFSSATSAMELALIMFGIKEGDEVIVPAYTYTSTANVAVHLGAKVVFIDASDNDFNINLEKLEKALTNKTKAVIAVDIGGKPCDYDGIIKILESKKELFNASENKYQIELKRPLFLLDAAHSIGAVYKGKRTGSQADISSFSFHAVKNITTAEGGALSFNDIGSINADDIYKELSVLSLHGQNKSALDKSKGGKGAWRYSIELAGYKANMSDLHAAVGLSQFKRYDSMLNNRKKIVSIYNEILSSNKRIILPSFKDSFSESSYHLYLIRIKDYEEEERDLLIDKMSEIGITLNVHYLPLPAQKAYIDLGYDINNYKNAFNMYKNQITLPLYSTLKEEDAIYIAENIIKYLN; encoded by the coding sequence ATGAATAAAGTAATACCCTTCTCACCTCCGGATATAACAGACAGTGAAATAGAAGCAGTAGTTAAAGTATTAAAATCAGGCTGGATAACTACAGGACCTGTTAATAAAGAGTTTGAGGAAGAACTTTGTAAATACATAGATGTAAAAAGAGTAAAACTATTTTCAAGTGCAACTTCCGCTATGGAATTAGCTTTAATTATGTTCGGTATTAAAGAAGGAGATGAAGTAATAGTTCCTGCATATACTTATACTTCGACTGCAAATGTAGCTGTTCATCTTGGGGCTAAAGTAGTATTTATAGATGCATCTGATAATGATTTTAATATAAACTTAGAAAAATTAGAAAAGGCTTTAACTAATAAAACTAAAGCAGTTATTGCTGTGGATATTGGAGGAAAGCCATGCGATTATGACGGCATTATAAAAATACTTGAAAGTAAAAAAGAATTATTTAATGCTTCAGAAAATAAATATCAAATAGAATTAAAAAGACCATTATTTTTACTTGATGCGGCTCATTCTATAGGTGCTGTTTACAAAGGAAAAAGAACAGGTTCTCAGGCTGATATTTCTTCTTTCTCTTTTCATGCTGTAAAAAATATTACAACGGCAGAGGGAGGGGCTTTATCTTTTAATGATATAGGCAGTATCAATGCTGATGATATATACAAAGAGCTTTCTGTATTATCACTTCATGGACAAAATAAAAGTGCTTTGGATAAAAGTAAAGGAGGTAAAGGAGCTTGGAGATATAGTATTGAATTAGCAGGATATAAAGCTAATATGAGCGATTTGCATGCGGCCGTAGGTTTATCTCAGTTTAAAAGATATGATTCTATGCTTAATAATAGAAAAAAAATAGTAAGCATATATAATGAAATTTTATCTAGCAATAAAAGAATAATACTTCCTAGTTTTAAGGATAGTTTTAGCGAGTCATCTTATCATCTATATTTGATTAGAATAAAGGATTATGAAGAAGAGGAACGTGATTTGCTTATAGATAAAATGTCCGAAATTGGAATAACTTTAAATGTTCATTATCTGCCTCTTCCTGCTCAGAAGGCTTATATTGATTTGGGGTATGATATTAATAATTATAAAAATGCTTTTAATATGTATAAAAATCAAATAACTCTTCCATTGTATAGTACTTTAAAAGAAGAGGATGCCATATATATTGCTGAGAATATTATTAAGTATTTGAATTAA
- a CDS encoding Rpn family recombination-promoting nuclease/putative transposase — MKEINRLNDLFVRYLIGTEGDEDILENIVNAVLNDVGFESVSNLEIINPYNLAENENLKESILDVKAKTKDGKKILIEVQLVGNNNFIKRILYYIAKNIASELKESDLYIGISQMISISFINFNLDIGSETDIKREHKCLTFADVNNPNLRLNDFQIHFIEIKRFAEILKNTSIDEYNRNKLLSWIDFFTTKDLEKDIDKLVGGNGIMSKVIDKYKRFVADEKEMSAYNERYTFLYGQAAMFQYERAEGRREGIEIGFQQGIEQGIEQEKYSLAKNMKNKNMDINLISELRGLSIKEIEKL, encoded by the coding sequence ATGAAAGAGATTAACAGACTTAATGATTTATTTGTACGATATCTTATTGGTACTGAAGGTGATGAGGATATATTAGAGAATATTGTTAATGCTGTTTTAAATGATGTTGGATTTGAATCTGTGAGTAATCTTGAAATAATCAATCCTTACAATTTAGCAGAAAATGAGAATTTAAAAGAATCAATCCTTGATGTTAAAGCAAAAACTAAAGATGGTAAAAAGATACTTATTGAAGTACAGTTAGTTGGAAATAATAATTTTATAAAAAGAATATTGTATTATATTGCAAAAAATATAGCTTCTGAATTAAAAGAAAGTGATTTATATATTGGTATAAGCCAGATGATTAGCATTAGTTTTATCAACTTTAATTTAGATATAGGAAGTGAGACTGATATAAAAAGAGAGCATAAATGTTTAACATTTGCAGATGTTAATAATCCTAACCTTAGACTTAATGATTTTCAGATACATTTTATAGAGATTAAAAGATTTGCAGAAATATTAAAAAATACTAGTATAGATGAATATAATAGAAACAAACTTTTATCTTGGATTGATTTTTTTACTACTAAAGATTTAGAGAAAGATATTGACAAGTTAGTAGGAGGTAACGGTATCATGTCTAAAGTAATAGATAAATATAAAAGATTTGTAGCTGATGAAAAAGAGATGTCAGCGTATAATGAAAGATATACTTTTCTTTATGGACAGGCTGCTATGTTTCAGTATGAGAGAGCAGAAGGAAGAAGAGAAGGCATAGAAATAGGTTTTCAGCAAGGTATAGAACAAGGTATAGAACAAGAAAAATATTCACTAGCTAAAAATATGAAAAATAAAAATATGGATATTAATCTTATTAGTGAATTAAGAGGACTAAGTATAAAAGAAATAGAAAAACTATAA
- a CDS encoding glycoside hydrolase family 3 N-terminal domain-containing protein, with the protein MMYIVIISILLILFFIFIYLYDNFNIVLKNNNTKENIENKKEIPFIISVKNYDDNLMDIINKTNISGIIINIDNLDIESLEKIIKKIKRKVKRKIFIAIDQDYKNTGSIYYDKKFKVFSSYIGERKSEEYAYKIASERASKLKSAGVNMILSPICNTYCNEKSHLKEHIFSDDKILASNLIYSTVKAYKDNGLITALKYFPKYYDDELYIDEDTENIESIIDNRETFLEGIKADADIIVMSHIKNNDKYRDFLFNNMKFKGIIMTDYITDNKNIISYGINVFSYNYYKNNIKNIKNIIQNNIKETDLELCSKVLKLIKRL; encoded by the coding sequence ATGATGTACATTGTTATAATTTCAATATTATTAATTTTATTTTTTATTTTTATTTATCTTTATGACAATTTTAATATCGTATTGAAAAATAATAATACTAAAGAAAATATTGAAAATAAAAAAGAAATACCATTTATAATATCAGTAAAAAATTATGATGATAATTTGATGGATATAATAAATAAAACAAATATATCAGGCATAATAATCAATATAGATAATTTAGATATTGAAAGCCTTGAGAAAATAATAAAAAAAATTAAAAGAAAAGTTAAAAGAAAAATATTTATAGCAATAGATCAGGATTATAAAAATACAGGCAGTATATATTATGATAAGAAGTTTAAAGTTTTTTCTAGTTATATAGGCGAGAGAAAAAGTGAGGAATATGCATACAAAATAGCATCTGAAAGAGCATCAAAATTAAAGTCGGCAGGCGTTAATATGATTTTATCTCCAATATGCAATACTTATTGTAATGAAAAATCTCATCTTAAAGAGCATATATTTTCAGATGATAAAATACTCGCTTCCAATTTGATATATAGTACAGTAAAAGCATATAAAGATAATGGGCTTATAACAGCATTAAAATATTTTCCAAAATACTATGATGATGAATTATATATAGATGAAGATACGGAGAATATAGAAAGTATTATTGATAACAGAGAAACTTTTTTAGAGGGAATAAAAGCTGATGCGGATATTATAGTAATGTCTCATATAAAAAATAATGATAAATATAGAGATTTTCTATTTAATAATATGAAGTTTAAAGGCATTATAATGACTGATTATATAACAGATAATAAAAATATAATTAGTTATGGAATAAATGTATTTTCCTATAATTATTATAAAAATAATATAAAGAATATAAAAAATATTATACAAAATAATATAAAAGAAACGGATTTAGAATTATGTTCAAAAGTATTAAAGTTAATAAAAAGATTGTAA
- a CDS encoding glycoside hydrolase family 3 N-terminal domain-containing protein yields MFKSIKVNKKIVKAVLYLFLIMLFIYSCKTASNMIGERIYISELKKDYPDLSDYIDKAANMDKKERRGLLLMVGIKDKVLSEKTIKTLKDNHIMGVILFDYNITDEKQLKKLTSDLRKYVNPNMLISIDQEGGEVNRIKFDKLKDISAKNIGDSNSIEYAYNIAYKKSKFLLDLGINMILGPLCDIPNDTNSYIYNRSFSTNIDIVSKMVSNTVKAQRDAGIISVLKHFPGHGDTAVNSHKDFPSIDKTTNELLSNEFIPFKSGIEAGAEIILAAHIKNKYIDDKYPASMSKKYAYILEKDLGFNGVVITDDLAMTGNIDTGINFGINLISNVYENVEYMFKYIDADILSCARLLKIIDENNISRTYKYH; encoded by the coding sequence ATGTTCAAAAGTATTAAAGTTAATAAAAAGATTGTAAAGGCGGTATTGTATTTATTTTTGATAATGTTGTTTATATATTCATGCAAAACTGCTTCGAATATGATTGGAGAGCGTATATATATATCTGAATTAAAGAAAGATTATCCTGATTTATCTGATTATATAGATAAAGCTGCAAATATGGATAAAAAAGAGAGAAGGGGACTTCTTTTAATGGTAGGCATAAAAGATAAAGTTCTTTCAGAAAAAACAATTAAAACTCTTAAAGATAATCATATAATGGGAGTAATACTTTTTGATTATAATATAACAGATGAAAAACAATTAAAAAAATTAACATCAGATTTAAGAAAATATGTTAACCCAAATATGTTAATTTCTATAGATCAGGAAGGCGGAGAAGTTAATCGTATAAAATTTGATAAATTAAAAGATATATCTGCAAAAAATATAGGTGATTCAAATAGCATTGAATATGCATATAATATAGCATACAAAAAATCTAAGTTTTTACTTGATTTAGGTATTAATATGATATTAGGACCTTTATGTGATATACCTAATGATACCAATTCATATATATATAATAGAAGTTTTTCTACTAATATTGACATAGTTTCTAAAATGGTTTCAAATACGGTAAAAGCCCAAAGAGATGCTGGTATAATAAGTGTATTAAAACATTTTCCCGGACATGGAGATACAGCGGTAAATTCACATAAAGATTTTCCAAGTATTGATAAAACTACAAATGAGTTATTATCCAATGAATTTATTCCATTTAAAAGCGGCATAGAAGCAGGAGCTGAAATTATTTTAGCGGCACATATAAAGAATAAATATATAGATGATAAGTATCCTGCTAGTATGTCAAAAAAATATGCTTATATATTAGAGAAAGATTTAGGATTTAATGGTGTAGTTATTACAGATGATTTAGCTATGACAGGAAACATTGATACAGGTATAAATTTCGGTATTAATTTGATAAGCAATGTATATGAAAATGTAGAATATATGTTTAAATATATAGATGCCGATATACTTTCATGTGCGAGATTATTAAAAATAATTGATGAAAACAATATATCCCGCACATATAAATATCATTAA
- a CDS encoding helix-turn-helix domain-containing protein yields the protein MSITTKHMISLSEEEKEKIKEFIKKEGKSKRLISRANIILALDEKKNTGLTHTDIAKQYNVTYHTVVNIINEYVKSGLDETLTYKRNPNSNRKKKQAN from the coding sequence ATGAGTATAACAACTAAACACATGATATCCTTAAGTGAAGAGGAAAAAGAAAAAATCAAAGAATTTATTAAAAAGGAAGGAAAATCAAAAAGACTTATTTCTAGAGCAAATATCATTCTGGCATTAGATGAAAAGAAAAACACAGGACTTACTCACACTGATATAGCTAAACAGTATAATGTTACATACCATACGGTTGTAAACATTATTAATGAATATGTTAAATCAGGGTTAGATGAAACTCTAACATATAAGAGAAATCCTAACAGCAATAGAAAAAAGAAACAAGCCAATTAA
- a CDS encoding cyclodeaminase/cyclohydrolase family protein has translation MSKLIDKKLSDYINDVDSSLPAPGGGSVMGAVGSLACALAGMVGYLTVNKKKFLELSQQEQDNFNNAIENIRNIKCCLMEIVDKDAESFNAFMEAMKLPKNTEEEKAKRKTAISEAAKKAIDIPFNALKSCYELMPFFETVIKYGNSNVITDIASAYILAFACAKGSVLNININIPLIDDDVFLNNIKTNTEKYINTVENNFYNIEKQILLFRI, from the coding sequence ATGTCAAAGTTAATCGATAAAAAATTATCAGATTATATTAATGATGTTGACAGTTCTCTTCCTGCACCGGGAGGAGGAAGTGTTATGGGAGCTGTAGGAAGTTTAGCTTGTGCATTAGCAGGTATGGTTGGATATCTTACAGTTAATAAAAAAAAGTTTTTAGAATTATCTCAGCAGGAACAAGATAACTTTAATAATGCTATAGAAAATATAAGAAATATTAAATGCTGTCTAATGGAGATAGTTGATAAAGATGCAGAAAGTTTTAATGCTTTTATGGAAGCTATGAAACTTCCTAAAAATACAGAAGAAGAAAAAGCAAAAAGAAAAACTGCAATATCTGAAGCTGCCAAAAAAGCTATAGATATTCCTTTCAATGCTTTGAAGTCCTGTTATGAATTAATGCCGTTTTTTGAAACAGTGATTAAATATGGAAACAGTAATGTTATTACAGATATTGCCTCAGCTTATATTTTAGCATTTGCATGTGCTAAGGGTTCTGTACTTAATATTAATATAAATATACCTCTTATAGATGATGATGTATTTTTAAATAATATAAAAACAAATACAGAAAAATATATAAATACTGTGGAAAATAATTTTTATAATATAGAAAAGCAAATATTATTATTTAGAATATAA
- a CDS encoding metal ABC transporter substrate-binding protein encodes MIKKILILIFIISVLSISCNTNKSSNDADTNKENNKIKVVTTIFPIYDFTRNIAGDNVNLQMIIKPGIEIHSFNTTPADVIDIQNADVFIYIGGESEEWAEKVVSSMDTNGKKIIRLIDYVKALDEEIVEGMEHDEDHDHEEEANHNEHENAAEESHTHEGIYDEHIWTSPKNAELMVSAICNALSEIDSDNADIYKSNADKYNQELTVLDNEIRNAVNSSKRKNIVFGDRFPFRYLAEEYGLEYRAPFNGCSSQVDASPKTIAYLINYIKDNNIPYLYYIELSNEKIANTLIEQTGAKKLKLHSGQNVSKEEFDSGVTYLSIMRDNLESLKKGLN; translated from the coding sequence ATGATAAAGAAAATATTAATTTTAATTTTTATTATATCCGTATTATCTATTTCATGTAATACTAATAAGTCATCAAATGATGCTGATACAAACAAAGAAAACAATAAAATAAAAGTTGTAACTACAATATTTCCAATATATGATTTTACCAGAAATATAGCCGGAGATAATGTGAATTTACAAATGATAATAAAACCAGGTATAGAAATTCATTCATTTAATACTACACCTGCAGATGTTATAGATATACAAAATGCTGATGTATTTATTTATATAGGCGGTGAAAGTGAAGAGTGGGCTGAAAAAGTTGTATCTTCTATGGATACTAATGGGAAAAAAATAATTAGACTTATAGATTATGTAAAAGCATTAGATGAAGAAATTGTAGAAGGTATGGAGCATGATGAAGATCATGATCATGAAGAAGAAGCAAATCATAATGAACATGAAAATGCTGCTGAAGAAAGTCATACACATGAAGGCATTTATGATGAACATATATGGACTTCTCCTAAAAATGCAGAATTAATGGTTAGTGCAATATGCAATGCTTTGTCTGAAATTGATTCTGATAATGCTGACATATATAAATCAAATGCTGATAAATATAATCAGGAATTAACCGTTTTAGATAATGAAATAAGAAATGCAGTAAATTCCTCTAAAAGAAAAAATATAGTATTCGGAGATAGATTTCCATTTAGATATTTGGCAGAAGAATATGGATTGGAATATAGAGCACCTTTTAACGGCTGCAGCAGTCAGGTTGATGCTAGTCCGAAAACTATTGCCTATTTGATAAATTATATCAAGGATAATAATATACCTTATTTGTATTATATAGAATTAAGCAATGAAAAAATAGCAAATACATTGATTGAGCAGACAGGGGCAAAAAAATTGAAACTTCATTCAGGACAAAATGTAAGTAAAGAAGAATTTGATTCAGGTGTTACATATTTATCTATAATGAGGGATAATTTAGAGAGTTTGAAAAAAGGCTTAAATTAA